The nucleotide window CTCTTCAAATACTTTGTTGATTTGAATCTGGGCAGCACCAGCCAACACAATAATTCCCAGCAACGCAGTTGCTACCAACAGCACCATTTTCTTGGCAACGGTCATTTTTTAACTCCATTAAACATCCATTAAACATCAATGCCTGATACTTCTATCAGGCGGTATTTATTAGCTGTAACGCACAAAATTTTTATCCAAATCATCATCACTGACATGGTGCTTTTTAACGGAGCCGGATTTAGGTGGCTTACTCTCAGTGGGTGGATTTTTTTTCACACTTGGTTTGCCTGGCTTGTTTGAGTTATTGGTACTTGCCAGCCCCAATTTGAAATAGGTCATTGATTCTTGCAGGCGAATTGCCTGTGTACTCATTTCTTCCGATGTGGAACTCAGCTCTTCTGATGCTGCTGCATTTTGTTGCAATGTTTGACTTACTTGACCAATTGCACTGTTGATTTGCGATACGCCTGCATTTTGCTCTGATGATGCTGCAGAAATTTCCTGCACCAAATCGGCCGTTTTGCGAATAGCTGGCACCATGTCTCTTAGCATGTTGCCTGCCTGTTCCGCACGCTTAACCGTGTCGCCAGCAAGCGTTCCAATTTCCTGTGCGGCAACCTGACTGCGCTCTGCTAACTTACGCACTTCTGATGCAACCACTGCAAAACCACGCCCGTGTTCACCGGCACGCCCCGCTTCGATTGCTGCATTCAGTGCTAGCAGATTGGTTTGGTAAGCAATGTCATCAATTACGCTGATGCGCTCGGCAATTTTTTGCATTGCCTCTACCGTGCCCATAACGGCTTCGCCACCGGTTGCAGCATCGCGTGCAGCTTGTTGCGCCATACCATCGGTGATTCTGGCATTTTCACTATTTTGGGAAATAGACGCTGACATTTGCTCCATAGAGGCAGAGGTTTCTTCCACGCTTGCTGCCTGGACAGATGCGCCTTTCGCGAGAGACTGTGCTGTTGCGTTGACCTCTTCTGATGCAGAGGAAAGCGCATCGGCAGAGCTGCGCACATCGCCAATAATATCTGCCAATTGCTTGCGCATATTTTCCACACTGGCAAGCAGGGAGTGTTGGTCACCAGGTTTTAATTGAATATCTACATTGAGATAGCCTTCAGCAACTTGCGATACAACATCCGCAGTGTAAGCAGGTTCTCCGCCCAGAGTTTTGAACATATCGCGGAAGATAAAAATCATAACGCCAATAATAATGGCCGATGCACTGATACAAATAATTAACAGCAAGCTCACAGTATCGCTGTAAATTTTCCCGGTTTTAATATCAGAATCAATCAGGAACTGATTAAACTCACTGGTTGTTTTATCTGCCAGCTCTTGCATCTGACGGCTAGCTTCGCGATCCATACCGCTCACTAACTTATCAACAACCTTTCCCGCTTCCGGATTTTCCTGATTAAAGCTGGCAAGTGCTTCGCGGTAATTTTTA belongs to Cellvibrio sp. pealriver and includes:
- a CDS encoding methyl-accepting chemotaxis protein — translated: MFSSLTLKAKILLLSSLIVLGLSTLGLTAYLQIRSFNVVVDETATHSKRRSEILVEIQSAAINFKTQVQEWKNILIRGNNADQFTKYVDGFIASETVVQQHLAAAMVLQKEEGIATDAITSLQKEHASLGKNYREALASFNQENPEAGKVVDKLVSGMDREASRQMQELADKTTSEFNQFLIDSDIKTGKIYSDTVSLLLIICISASAIIIGVMIFIFRDMFKTLGGEPAYTADVVSQVAEGYLNVDIQLKPGDQHSLLASVENMRKQLADIIGDVRSSADALSSASEEVNATAQSLAKGASVQAASVEETSASMEQMSASISQNSENARITDGMAQQAARDAATGGEAVMGTVEAMQKIAERISVIDDIAYQTNLLALNAAIEAGRAGEHGRGFAVVASEVRKLAERSQVAAQEIGTLAGDTVKRAEQAGNMLRDMVPAIRKTADLVQEISAASSEQNAGVSQINSAIGQVSQTLQQNAAASEELSSTSEEMSTQAIRLQESMTYFKLGLASTNNSNKPGKPSVKKNPPTESKPPKSGSVKKHHVSDDDLDKNFVRYS